GATTCACTTAATATGACTCTGGCTCTTCAGAATACATTCAGGGCTATCAGTTCTCAGGTGCTTCCTGCTGTAGTTCAGGTTGATGTTACGGAAGTTACAAAAGTAAAGCAGTATAATCCATTTAAGGATATGGATCTTCCGTTCCTCTTTGGAAATCCTTTCGGGGATGAAGATGGGGAAGAAAGAGAATATACCCAGTCAGGTCTGGGAACAGGTGTAATCGTCCGCCAGATCGGAAATAAGGCATATGTTCTTACAAACAACCATGTTGCCGGTAAAGCTACTACAATAAAAATAAGGCTCAGTGATGACCGTGAGTTTGACGGTACTCTCGTCGGAAAAGATGAAAGGGTAGATATTGCTCTTGTTTCTTTTGAAGTTACAGACGGAGAAAAACTTACTGTTGCAAAACTTGGAGACAGTTCAGAAGTTCAGCAGGGAGATATTGTTCTTGCTTTGGGAAGCCCTCTTGGTCTTACTTCCAGCATTACCCAGGGAATCATCAGTGCTACAGGACGTGACGGTTCTAAAATTGGTTCAATAAGTGATTTTATTCAGACGGATGCTGCAATTAATCAGGGTAATTCCGGCGGACCGCTTGTAAATATTTATGGAGAAATAATCGGAATTAATACCTGGATTATGTCTCAGTCAGGCGGAAATCAGGGACTTGGATTTTCTATTCCTATAAACAATATTAAGAGTTCAATTGATCAGTTTATCGAAAGCGGAAAAATTGTTTACGGATGGCTTGGTGTAAGCCTTGTTGAAGTTGAAGAAAGCTATAAGAAAGATCTTGGCGTGGAAGGAAAGAACGGAGCCTTCGCTTCTGAAATATTCCTTAATTCTC
Above is a window of Treponema rectale DNA encoding:
- a CDS encoding Do family serine endopeptidase — its product is MKTAVKKITGILSAAILSFGFVALSCKVHRGSANVAFAESVDPVSVKIPEDSLNMTLALQNTFRAISSQVLPAVVQVDVTEVTKVKQYNPFKDMDLPFLFGNPFGDEDGEEREYTQSGLGTGVIVRQIGNKAYVLTNNHVAGKATTIKIRLSDDREFDGTLVGKDERVDIALVSFEVTDGEKLTVAKLGDSSEVQQGDIVLALGSPLGLTSSITQGIISATGRDGSKIGSISDFIQTDAAINQGNSGGPLVNIYGEIIGINTWIMSQSGGNQGLGFSIPINNIKSSIDQFIESGKIVYGWLGVSLVEVEESYKKDLGVEGKNGAFASEIFLNSPAIKGGIRAGDFITALNGHEIKNVNQLVREVGSLSVGTKAKFTLYRGKEKLEVEVTIEERKEDVSGDNTKLWPGFIASPLNDEIKKALKIEDENLKGIVVAKVQEKSPASALRIQNNDVITAVNDKKITSLAEFYAELAKCDSEVWFDIYSEGHTISTGRYKLNK